A portion of the Desulfuromonas sp. genome contains these proteins:
- the argF gene encoding ornithine carbamoyltransferase, with protein MQKDFLALTDWKREELEQMFELTRDLKQKQKRGEPHRLLEGKSLAMLFEKSSTRTRVSFEVGMFQLGGHALFLSSGTTQMGRGEPIKDTGRVMSRYCDGIMIRTFSQQLVEELAEWSDIPIINGLTDTYHPCQLMAYLYTVFEHKGASYDKLTYCWIGDGNNMANSWINAAAVFGFDLRVATPAGYKPDGEVMKRAEQLGARITYTSDPLEAASGAHVLNTDVWASMGQEQEQQEREKAFAGFQINEDLVAAADPDCIVLHCLPAHRDEEITDAVIEGPHSVVFDEAENRLHVQKAIMATLMGVKR; from the coding sequence ATGCAAAAAGATTTTCTCGCACTGACCGACTGGAAACGGGAAGAACTCGAACAGATGTTCGAACTGACCCGTGATCTCAAGCAAAAGCAGAAGCGGGGGGAGCCGCACCGACTGCTCGAAGGAAAAAGTCTGGCGATGCTGTTCGAGAAAAGTTCGACCCGGACGCGGGTTTCGTTCGAGGTCGGCATGTTCCAGCTCGGCGGTCATGCCCTTTTCCTTTCTTCCGGCACCACCCAGATGGGTCGCGGTGAGCCGATCAAGGATACAGGCCGGGTCATGTCACGCTACTGTGACGGCATCATGATCCGTACCTTCTCACAGCAGCTGGTCGAAGAACTGGCCGAATGGTCCGACATCCCGATCATCAACGGTCTGACTGACACGTATCATCCGTGTCAGCTGATGGCCTACCTGTATACCGTTTTTGAACACAAGGGCGCCAGCTACGACAAACTGACTTATTGCTGGATCGGTGACGGCAATAATATGGCCAACAGCTGGATCAACGCCGCGGCTGTCTTCGGTTTCGATCTACGGGTCGCAACGCCGGCCGGTTACAAGCCGGATGGCGAAGTCATGAAGCGGGCGGAACAACTCGGGGCCAGGATCACCTACACATCCGACCCGCTTGAAGCAGCCAGCGGCGCCCATGTTCTCAACACCGACGTCTGGGCGAGCATGGGGCAGGAGCAGGAACAGCAGGAACGCGAGAAGGCTTTTGCCGGTTTCCAGATTAACGAAGATCTGGTTGCGGCCGCCGATCCCGACTGTATTGTTCTTCACTGTCTTCCGGCCCATCGTGATGAGGAGATTACTGACGCTGTGATTGAAGGGCCACATTCGGTTGTGTTCGATGAGGCGGAAAACCGGCTGCATGTACAAAAAGCGATCATGGCAACACTGATGGGAGTAAAAAGATAA